A genome region from Cucumis sativus cultivar 9930 chromosome 4, Cucumber_9930_V3, whole genome shotgun sequence includes the following:
- the LOC101222068 gene encoding 14-3-3-like protein codes for MSPADSSREENVYMAKLAEQAERYEEMVEFMEKVAKTVDVEELTVEERNLLSVAYKNVIGARRASWRIISSIEQKEESRGNEDHVSIIKDYRGKIETELSKICDGILSLLESHLIPSASSAESKVFYLKMKGDYHRYLAEFKTGAERKEAAESTLLAYKSAQDIALAELAPTHPIRLGLALNFSVFYYEILNSPDRACNLAKQAFDEAISELDTLGEESYKDSTLIMQLLRDNLTLWTSDIGDEAGDEIKEASKRESGEGHGQ; via the exons ATGTCGCCTGCTGATTCTTCACGGGAGGAAAATGTTTACATGGCCAAGTTGGCAGAACAGGCCGAACGATATGAGGAAATGGTAGAGTTCATGGAGAAAGTTGCCAAGACTGTGGATGTCGAGGAGCTGACCGTTGAGGAGAGGAATCTCCTCTCCGTTGCTTACAAGAATGTCATTGGGGCTCGGAGGGCTTCATGGAGGATTATTTCTTCCATTGAGCAGAAGGAAGAGAGTCGGGGAAATGAGGACCACGTTTCAATTATCAAGGATTACCGTGGCAAAATTGAGACTGAACTGAGCAAGATCTGTGATGGAATTTTGAGCCTCCTTGAGTCTCATCTCATCCCATCAGCCTCATCTGCTGAGTCAAAGGTGTTTTATCTCAAAATGAAAGGTGATTACCACAGGTACCTGGCTGAGTTTAAGACTGGAGCTGAAAGGAAAGAGGCAGCTGAGAGCACATTGTTAGCCTACAAGTCTGCTCAG GATATTGCTCTCGCGGAATTAGCCCCTACTCATCCAATTAGGCTAGGTCTTGCTCTTAACTTCTCAGTGTTTTATTATGAGATCCTTAATTCGCCAGACCGAGCTTGCAATTTGGCAAAGCAG GCTTTTGACGAAGCAATTTCTGAGCTTGACACATTGGGTGAAGAATCATACAAGGATAGCACCTTGATCATGCAACTCCTCCGAGACAACTTGACTCTTTGGACTTCTGATATTGGG GATGAAGCTGGCGATGAGATTAAGGAAGCATCAAAACGTGAATCAGGGGAGGGACATGGACAGTAG